DNA sequence from the Fusarium verticillioides 7600 chromosome 2, whole genome shotgun sequence genome:
GCGCCGCGTTAGCTTTCTGCTGGTGAGCTGCTTGACACTAAGGCTGAAGAGTGTTGCCTCAGGTTGTATAATGGGGGGTAAAGTCTAGCCAATCGACTTAGCCCCAAACTGCAAGGCTGAGCTACCTCATGACTAATCCCATGTTTTACACAGTCACAGGAAGAAAGGTGCAAAGTAGTAGGCTTGTTAACCAGGCAAACATATTGCCACAATCAGGCATCCAATAACTGATTTGCTCTCCATTGTCACGCAAAGCAATCGCATTGTCACAGGCGTGGGCTCATGAAcaggctaggggaggaaagaaaactcagggCCTTAGCCTTAGGTAATGAAAATACTTAGGCAAACTTGGCCTCAATTTAGGTGACTCCTTGCTAtgtttattttgacaccctgTATCAAGGTtcagtgttttcttgcccccaTGAAGCCTGGTTAGTTCCTGCCACCTGCCACCACAATTGAGCTACAGGGCATGGGCGACCCGGGCGAAACCTACTAGTTTTTCTACCTCCGCAATAGCTCCCTTCCCCTCCAGTTTCGGGATCGTaactcttctcttctacatcatcatcctttCATCCAGCACCATCCGCCCCAACCACCTCCGAGAGACTACGGCTGCTTGCATTTATTTCGCGGGACATCTCAAAACACTCCCCTGACATTGATTCTCAAGTGCGCGCGCCATTCCAACCACGGCACGCGACCTATCGCATTCTACTGATACTGGATCTCCACTATCGCAAAATCGTCGCGCACCTCTCACGCGGTTCGTGAGGTCGCTTCAAGGCATTGCCGTTTTTATCGCATTCACCACTCTCGAATTACAGAGAAACCTATTCTTATCCTTCAGGCGCAGGCCACATTCTACCTGAGTGCCTGTGCTAGTGAAGACACCTCTTTGCGCCAACACGGTTAGAGATTTGAAGACAAGCATCTGCGCGTGGATCAGCTGGGAAGAGCCTGAATCTGTTCTTGACATAGTCGTGACTCTCAATTATTTCCCACGTAATTACCTCAATGCCTGTCTAAGGGCGCACATCAACCTGCGCTTCGTTGCAACAGTAGAAATATCCCCCAACACCTGCCACGCCACCAAACGCCGCATCACATCGGCACGCGTCGCTTCATCCAAAACACCACATCACAGCCATTCGCACGTTCTTAATAATGTCCGGTAAGCGACAAAGATTCGCAAAGTCCCCGAAGCAATCCCAGCTCGTTCAAGACACAGCACCCGCAAAGCGCGGCCGACACCGCGACACTACTCATTCTGCAGCACAAACTAACAGCAACATCTCAGGCGAAGCGGAACCTCGACGATCGGTGCGCGCCACTAAAGGTCAGCATACGAAATCGTTTGACGAACTTGAACCTGCGACCGTGCCCAAAAAGCGACAGACTaagaagaccaagaaagccaaagagcaggaacaggaacaggaacaggaacagcagcaaggacaagaggaagaggaggaagaggaaatCATCCGCTGTGTATGCGGCGCTACcgaacaagatgaagattcTGGTGAAGCCTGGATCGCTTGCGAAACCTGTGGCGCATGGCAGCACAACGTATGTGTTGGGGTAAGCTCATACGATGATGAGATACCTGAACATTACTGGTGCGAGGAATGCAGACCGGACGATCAcaaggagcttctcgatggcaTAGCCAAAGGAGAGAAACCTTGGGAAGCTCGGCGCAAAGCGCATGAGGAGgagtccaagaagaagaagcgtgGCGGAcgaaaaggcaaaggcaaacGTCACAGCGAGAcgaaggaggaagataagaccaaagccaagtcTTCTCCTGTGCCTGTTCCGGACACGACCaaagataagaaagaaacaaaaacgGGGAAGCGAAAAGCCCCCGAAGAGTCTCACGACGCCGATGGCAAGGTACGATTTACACACTCCCCTTTCCCCAAATGCTTATGCTAATACAATGTGCAGTCTGCCAAAGTTCGCCGCATATCAGAGAACGGTGCAACTCCTGTTCCTGTCTCCTATACACCACCTGATGACCTCGCCAAATCGATATCAGATCTGCCTGGTCCTCGGACTGGCCCAGCTAAAGCCATGAGCAAGTCTATCAGCCATGTTTTGACATTGATGCAAAAGCAGGGCGAACTGGATCTGGAAGAGGGCAACACAGTTGAGTCTATGACTGAGACTTTCTCGCTCCAGATTGAGCGCGCTGTGTATGATTCCTACCCTGTGACCAAGGGACAGAAAGAATACAACCAGCAAATTAAGTCACTAAGCTTCAACCTGAAGAACAACCCAGAGTTGTGTCATGGACTTGTCCATAAGACTCTGTCGCCCGCAACTCTGGCTACTATGACATCAGAGCAGCTTGCCTCGTCGgaaatgaagaagcagacagCCGAGATGAAAGCAAAGGCCGAGAAACAGTCTATACTTTATACTTCTGAGATGGGACCTCGCGTCCGACGAACACATAAGGGCGAAGAGGTCGTTGACGACGAAACATTTGTCAACGACTCTGCTGTGCCCCTCCCACCAGGACCTCCTCGCCGGCCAGATCCTCAGGCCGTTAAAAAGGAACCTACAGGAGGCGACAAGGCGGACCTGGCTTCGCACCCACAGCAGCAGGACGATAAGCAGCGATCGCCAAGCCATCCTGAATTCGACATCAACGAAGTATTCTCCAGCGTCAAGTCTCCCACTACAACTCAGAATAGGCGGCCTTCGGCTCTGGTAACTGGAGCCAATGGCCCGGGCGTGGATCCCGATGTAGATCGCATGCTCCAAGATGAGAACGAGTCACCTCCTTATTCGCCCACAGAGGAGACTCAAGACCCCGATGTCATCTGGCAGGGTTCTCTTGCCATGAGCTCGATTGCTGACTTCCCTGCCACAGCCAAATATATCGGTGGTGCCAACTTTGCTTCAGTTGGACCGTGGTCTAAGTTGATCCCAAAGAGGATGACAGTAGCCGGACGAATCCCCGAACAAAATGCTATCGAGTACTTATGTAGTCTTCGCTACAGCAAAAGCACTGATGTCATTGTCGTTTCAGTTTCACCGGTCTCGCCCTTTTCTGACACTGAGTTtcacaatcttctcaactaCTTCATTAACAAGAAGCGGTATGGCGTAATTGGGGACAAGACAATCGGCAATGTACGAGATACATATCTGGTACCAGTTCCTGCAGGGGAAGACAACTATCCTGAGTTTATGCTCAACCTGGTCGATAATAAGATCCCGAGGGTCCGGACAGAACCAATGTTGCTTGCAGTGTTTGTTTACCATAACGAGCCTGACCAACTCAAACACCTGAAGGATGGGACTGCCAATCAacaagatgccaaagccCTGGGAACACCAGTGCCTGCAGCACATGCTCAGAGAAGCAACTCGACAGCGTCCGCGGGCCCGGCATTCTCTCCCGCGACCCCCCAGGCCCCTCAGGGAGGGTTTCAAGGAGGCTTTCCTCAGCAATCATCACCAGGCCAATGGCAGTCTACAACTCCTGTGCCAATTCCCCAGCCACCGTACACTCGGCCACCAGTGCCACCACAAGCTCCAACCCCGGCACCTGCAGCCGCGCCAGCACAGATGACAGAAGCACAAAGGCACCAGGCTCAGCAGGCAGGCGTGGCCATGGCACAAGAGCTCCTAGGACAGTGGATAACAGCCCCAACCGTGCAATTTATCTTGCCTCAAGCATTCCAGATGGCTCGCAAGGAGTGGGAAGTCGTAAGGAAGATTCTGGAGCGTGACCCGAAAGCTAGAGACGACCTGCAGCATCTTGGTAATCTTCTAGAGAAGGAGAGCGCCACAGAAAAGACAGGAGGAGCTGGTGCATAATGATGTTATGGAACAAAAAGAGTAACACACAAGAATATATGAAATACCAGCAAGGGGCGTGCAGGAGTTGAACAAAGGAGGCTTCCACAAAGCGGTTTTGTTTTTTCCTTAATATGGGCTAGGCGGCATGTATATGCTTTCGCAGAGTATGATTAGGGATGGTCTATTGGAAATCATGATACTCTCGAGAAGCGAAAGTCGCGGATTAGTGTACCTTTATATACCTTACCATACCTGTACCGTAGTCATGACTTTCTCTTCCTATGTGTTCTATTATTCGTCCTCGATTTGCCAATCAATTGTGAATGTTTCGAGGCCCTCAGCCATATTTGGCAGTTTTGGATAATTAGTTACATGCAGGTATCCTACAGGCGATCTTACGGAGCCTATGAGATCTCAAGTACCTAAAACCGGGAGAACATCTTTACATTGCAATACAGGTTTCCCATATTCTCAAATTACACGTCACCTGTCCTCACTACCTTTTGTATCTAAATCGAGCCCTGGAGATATAAATcaagtacctaggtagtatTGAGTAATTGCTATTAGTTACTAACAACTGAAATGTTAACTTAATAGGCGATGGCTTAATCATAAATGACTAAATATGTTTAATCGTCCGCTTGGTCCATGTCTCGCTGCATGTCATAGGAACGCAGCCGACGTCGGCTGTCTGACAGTTCGGTAATGTGGACACCTCCGATCCGTTCTTGCAGACCCGTTCCCGGGTGCCGTTACACAGCCGTAGCCCGCGCTCCCCATTTGTCTTTGTTTCAGCTTAGGGGCTTGGTACACTTCTTTCCATGTTAAAATAGCTTTTAGAGTAATAGTTCTCCAACTTCGTGCCTACAGAACCAAGCTCCCTCAGCCTCAGGAGCGTGTCGTACTCCCGTTCATAGCATTCATAGCAGAGATGTCAGCAACGTCAAACATCATCCCTCGAGTCAAGTACATCGGGGTCGGTCTGGCCAGGTTCAGTGCGAAATATGTATGTAGAGTGTGGACATCTTAAGTTGCTTACAAACTCGAAGGCACAGAATAGTTGATGCCTTATACAGAAAAGGCAATGCAGGACTCGATAATGCCTTATACAGACAGACCTTATCATCTGGACTGCCTATACTCGGGTTGTCTTGGCTGGGAACTGGCCTTGCGTGACcgcgatggagatggaggggTAGGTATGGTGCAAGCACCCCCCCCCGCCATAATCACGTGGCTATTCACTTATTGAACCTCGTCACTTTGTCCTGATCACGCCTTTATTCTTTCTCTATAGACACTACGACGGCACCTACGGCAGTCAGATTTAATTTTGTACAACATGCCGATAACTGTCATTCTCGGAGCCCAATGGGGTATGTTTCTCCCCCTACCTGTTCTGGAACATGTCCTTCCTCCGTATCCAGCCGATATCGGTTCGATGCCATTATACTGACCAGGACTTCCATAGGTGACGAAGGTGTGAGTACTTAGGGAGGGCCCAACACAACAAGTTGAAACCCAGGCACTAAACATACTTCAGAAGGGCAAATTGGTTGATGGACAGTGCCAGGAGGCTCAGCTCTGTGCCCGAGCCGCGGTAAGCACAATCCACGCAGAACTGAATACTTGCTAATCAACGCCAAGGGTGGACATAACGCTGGGCATCTCGTGCGGTTCGTTAAACTCTTTCTATCGATCGACGTGTTCATATGTATTGTGTTGCTAATATGTACCAAGTGTAAACGGAGTTTCCTATAGGTGAGAAACAGCACATGCGGAGGGACTGGATAATTGCTAACGTAGAGGTAGCTTTCACCTCTTGCCCTCTGGGCTGATCAACCCAAGATGGTTTGTCGAAAATAATGATCGTTCAGGCTGGCAACAGAGTGGTTGACAGGTACCACAGCATGAACTTCATTGGTTCGGGCGTGGTTTTCCACGTGTAAGCCTTTATATAGATAGCCCTACACTCCTAAATCGACTACCACATCAGCACCTTGTTGGCATCTGGCCTGGCTCACGCTTTCAACCGAGCATGCCGAAAAATACTAACTCTGCTGTCTTCTAGCCCAAGTTTCTTTAgcgagctcaaggagcttgagaaaaACCTCACTGCGGTCCATGATCGGATCTTTGTTTCTGATAGGGTCAGCATTCTCTTGGACCTGCACATCGCAGTGGACGgtctcgaggaggaggaacttgGAGGTTCGTCCACGTTTCTGACATTGTCCCTGAGAACTAAAAGCTAATGTCTACACTAGATGCAGCTATCGGAACAACAAGACGCGGTATGCTCACCCCGGGACTCCATGACGGATTACTCTTTTCTgttttcatcatgtcatcgCAAACATTACCAAATCTTAATGGCGTGGAAGTTCCCAGCCAATGTCTTGCCAGCGACCCTATATAAGTAATGAAGTCTAACTTGCGCCATAGGCATTGGTCCCTGCTATCAGACAAGTAGAGCGGTAAGAGATAGTCATTATAATGGAACGGGCTGTGTGTTAACTTTCCCAGCGAACTGGCATCAAAATGAGTGACGTCTTCAACCCTGAAGTTTTTGAGCAGAAGTTGAGGCGCTTGGCCGACGGCTTTCAAAAGCGCTTCGGAGAACTGCTCAAATATGACATCGAGGCCGAGCTTACTCGTTTCGATGAGTATAGGCAAACGCTCAGCAAGTACGTCGTGGACGGCGTGGCTTTTATGAAATCCGCACAGGAGAGCAACATGAAAATCGTGGCCGAAGGCGCAAACGTAAGGCTCCTATCCTGTGACTAAACGAGTAGTACTGACGCATTGGCGGAACGAGCACCGCGCCCATGGTCTCACAGTCCTCTCTCCTAATCTCGCAGGATTCTTAGCTCGGGGCAAGACATATTGTTCATTTGAGCATTCACTTTGCTAGCGGTACCCAACAAGCGGCATGCGCCGTACCAAGCTGTGTATATATTCACGCCTCGGCAGAATTCGTGAGTCATACAGAGGCTTGACTTCTACTGGTCTACTTGACTGTCAAACGTGGTCAGTGGAGTCAATGATGGTTTCATGTGAGAAATGTGTGCCTAGGATCAGCTTGGAGCAGACCCGAGCATGACGTCTCGAGGTTAGAGTCTCAAACTGGGCTCAGAAAGTCTGTCTCGAGATGAGTCCAGGGCTTCATGTCAAACTTGTGCGCCACGTGACATGCAGGTAGATCAGTGTCAGTCAAGTCTCATGTGAAGGAAAGGGGTTCTGAAGACCTGGCGCTTGTACTTGTTCCCAAACGAACAGGCACTGATGCTAGATGTTGATTATGGTTCTTATCCAGTAAGTTTCCGCCAACTCGCCTTTCGGTTTGCACTAGTACTTATGATTAACTACAGTTTGTCACTTCCTCAAGTACTACACTTGCCGGTATTATTGGCGGACTTGCACTGAACCCAAAGAATATCACGGAGACGGTTGGAGTTGTTAAAGCCTGTATGTCGATTACTTGACGGCCACAATCTACTGCTGACTAGCAACAGATACCACCCGTGTCGGGGCTGGAGCCTTCAAGACCGAAGATACCGAAGAGTGCGTCTT
Encoded proteins:
- a CDS encoding adenylosuccinate synthetase, translating into MPITVILGAQWGDEGKGKLVDGQCQEAQLCARAAGGHNAGHLVRVNGVSYSFHLLPSGLINPRCMNFIGSGVVFHVPSFFSELKELEKNLTAVHDRIFVSDRVSILLDLHIAVDGLEEEELGDAAIGTTRRGIGPCYQTSRARTGIKMSDVFNPEVFEQKLRRLADGFQKRFGELLKYDIEAELTRFDEYRQTLSKYVVDGVAFMKSAQESNMKIVAEGANALMLDVDYGSYPFVTSSSTTLAGIIGGLALNPKNITETVGVVKAYTTRVGAGAFKTEDTEEIGTKLQEIGREWGTSTGRRRRCGWLDLVVVKYSNSINYYDSLNLTKLDVLDTFETIKIAIAYKIDGEELDSYPADLDILNRAEVVYHEMPGWQKPTTNARTYYDLPRAAREYVEYIEKFVGVKIKYIGTGPDREAMIQRA